The following nucleotide sequence is from Synechococcus sp. CBW1004.
CGCCACCAGGCCCGGCACCATGCCTGAATAGAGGCTGGAGCCGCAGCGGCTCACCAGGGTGATCTCGGTGCCGGCGGGCCGCAGCCGCGGCCGCATGGCCCACATCCGCAGCAGCAGAGCATGGCTGTGGCCGCCTCCGGCGAGCAGCAGGCGCTGGCGGGAGGGCTCCGGCAGGGATGGGACGTGGCCCTGCACGGCATCAATCCGAGCGTCTGGCTCCATTGTGCGGCGAGGCCCCGGCTGCCGGGGCACCCGGGATCTGACCGCTCTGCTGCCCGGTGTCGCCGAAGCCGCAGCTCCATAGCCTGGGACCCGGATTGTGATGTGACCATGGATCCGCTGCATGACCAGCTGCTGCAACGGCTGGAGGCTGGTCAGATCCACCCCCAGGAGATGCAGGCGTTCCAGCTCGCCAATCAGGACGCGACCGTGGAGCGCGAACTGATGTGGATACTGTTCAGCATTGAACAGCTTGAGAAGCACCGCCTGCGACTGGTGGAGCACCTGCGCTCCCTCCGCCTCGATGCTTGATCGTCGGTCTCCCCACCCGTGGCTACCTGCATCGGCACGGCCCAGCCGGCGATGGGAGGCCTGGGTGCAGGCTGTGCCGCTGACGGTCCGCCGGCCGGGTGGCCAGGTGGTGGGGCCCTACTGTGCGCCTCTGAGCGAAGGCGGGATTCCACCGGTAAGACATGGTGAAGGAAGAAGGCAGCAGGGCCGAGGAACTGCGGGCCCTGGGCTGGTCGGCCGAAGAGGTGCGCACCTACGAGGAGCTCTGGGAGTACCGCCAGCGCTGGGGCGCGATCAACCTCGAGCCGGAGGAGCGGCAGCTCCTGCGCAAGGCGGAGGCCCTCCTCCCCAGGCGCACCAGCGGTCGCGGACCCCAGCGCAAGACGATCCGCGAGAAGTCGCATTACCGCTGGCTCAGTCACCATCTCGAGGCGCTCCGAGCCGGCGCCACGGAGACCTCTCTGCTGGAGGGTGAGTGTGGCGCCTGGCCGATCCTGCTGGAGGAGGAGCTGCGCGCCCTGCGCTACTACCAGCCGGTGCTGGGCCTGCCCGACACGCTCAAGAGCAAGGCTTTCTTCCCCGAGCGGGAGCGCTGGGCCGGCGAGGCGGCTCAGATCGGGCGGGTGCTGCAGCACGATTTCAGTGCCGCCATGGCTGACCTGCCCGCTGATGGCAGTCGCTGGAAGCCTCTGCGAGGCGACGCGCATGCCGCCGCCAGCGATTACCCGGTGCTCGACGCCCAGGCTGCCGCGGCGTTCCGCAGCCGGGTCCGCGCCGAGATCTGCGCCTTCACCCGCGCCACCTATCCCTCGCTTCAGGACAGCGACAAACCCGAGCCGCCATCCGACTGGGACGGCTGAAGCCGGAGGACGCCCTCCGACGGCGCGAGCCGTGCCTCCGACCCTTCATGATCTGACAGGATCGTCGTTGAACAGGCCCGCTCACCCGGCACGATCGACGCCCGTATGAGTCTTTCCGCTTCCTCATCCGGCTCCCACACCCCTGCGGGTTCCGGGGGATCCACTGCTGGCGGTGCCCCTGGCTCTGCCGGCCGCGATCCCCAGGCCCCCAAGGCGACGATTCTGGTGGTCGACGATGAGGCGAGCATCCGCCGCATCCTCGAAACCCGCCTGACGATGGTGGGCTACACGGTGGCCACTGCCTGCGATGGAGAGGAGGCCCTGGAGATGTTCGCCTCGGTCGAGCCCGATCTCGTGGTGCTTGACGTGATGATGCCGCGGCGCGATGGCTACGGCGTCGTGCAGGAGCTGCGCAAGACCTCCGACGTGCCGATCGTGATGCTCACCGCCCTCTCGGAGGTGAAGGACCGCATCCTCGGCCTCGAACTGGGCGCTGACGACTATCTGATGAAGCCCTTCAGCCCCAAGGAGCTGGAGGCCCGCATCCGCTGCGTGTTGCGGCGGGTCCAGTCCCAGGGCGGTTCCGGTGGCGTGGCCCGGCCGATCGCCTCCCAGGGCATCGAGGTGGGCGGCCTGCGTATCAACACCGCCAAGCGGCAGGTGTTCCGCGGCGAGGAGCGCATCCGCCTCACCGGCATGGAGTTCGGCCTGCTGGAACTGCTGCTGAGCCGTTCCGGCGAGCCCCTGAGCCGCTCCGACATCCTCACCAAGATCTGGGGCTACACCCCGGAGCGCCATGCCGACACCCGCGTGGTCGATGTGCATGTGTCCAGGCTGCGGGCCAAGCTCGAGGAAGACCCTGAGAATCCGGAACTGATCATCACCGCCCGCGGCATGGGCTACATGTTCCAGCGCATCGTGCCGGGCGGCTGAGTCCCTGCCCGGGCCAACCCCCTACTGACCTGCAGGGAGGCAGGTGTGGCGTCACTCCGGGGGCTAGACCGGAAGGCCACACTCCCCCGGCCATGACGCGAGCGTGCCCGAGCCTCAGCATCAGCCTTGCCCTGGCCGGGGCGCTGCTGGGCTCGGTTCACCAGGCGGCGGCCAACCCTGGCGGCGCCGGCGGTCCCGCTTCCGGCGCGGGCCTTCGCCCGGGAGTCGGCATCGGCGCTCCTGGCGCCGGTGTCACCCGTGCTCCGGGAGTGGATCCCGTCGCCTACCCCGCCAACCCCGGTGGTGCCGGCGGTCCCGCTTCCGGCGCGGGCCTTCGCCCGGGAGTCGGCATCGGCGCTCCTGGCGCCGGTGTCACCCGTGCTCCGGGAGTGGATCCCGTCGCCTACCCCGCCAATCCCGGTGGTGCCGGCGGGCCGGCGTCCGGTGCAGGGCTGCGCCCCGGTGTCGGTGCCGGTGCTGCGGGGCCGGGGCTGCGCCTCGTTCCCTGAGAGGACTCCAGGGGCGCTTCAGCAGCAGGCACCCTGCGCTCTGCGAACGGCATCCACCCTCCCTCGAGGCCAACCGCAGCCTGCGTCGGGGTGTTCTGACAACCCTGCTAGGGTCCGGCCCTGGCCGACCTTGCCTGCAGCCTGCTCGTGTCCCCGCTGCTTGCTTCCGCCGGTCTGGAGATCCTGCTGATCCTGGTGCTGATCGTCGCCAACGGCGTCTTCTCAGGCTCGGAGATCGCCATCGTCTCGGCGCGGCGCGTGCGGCTGGAGCAGCTGGCGAATCAGGGCAATCGCCGCGCATCGGTGGCCCTGCGGCTGGCCACCTCCCCCAACGACCTGCTCTCCACTGTCCAGATCGGCATCACCCTGATCGGGATCCTCAGCGGCGCGCTCGGAGGCGCCACCCTCTCGGGCCGTCTGCGGCCGGTGATCGATGCGATCCCGCCCCTGCGCCCCTGGAGTGAGCCCCTCAGCCTGGCCCTGGTGGTCAGGGAACCCCTGAAAAACCCGATAGAATCAGTACAGTTCCAATAATGAGACTGGCAGCGGATGGCGGCCCCCCTCCAGTTGGGTTTCACGGACTACGAGCAGACCTACGCCAAGAAGAAAACGCGCCGGCAGCGCTTCCTCGATGAGATGGAAGCCACAGTGCCCTGGGATCCTTTCCTGGCCTTGATTTCGCCTGTGTACCACAGGCCTTCTGCCAAGGGCGGGCGCCCACCGTTTCCGCTGGAGGTGATGCTGCGCATCCACCTGCTGCAGCAGTGGTTCACGCTTTCCGATCCCTTGATGGAGGAGATGCTGATCGATACCCCCTGCTTCCGCCGCTTTGCTGGGATCGACATGGTTGAGGACCGGATCCCTGACGAGACGACGATCCTGAACTTCCGCCACCTCCTGGAAGAGAATCGGATAGCAGAGCAGATCCTGGAGACGGTGAACCAGAGCCTGCGGGAGAAGGGCGTGATGCTTAAGGAGGGTACGATCCTCGATGCCACAATCATCAACGCTCCCAGTTCAACCAAGAACAAGACGGGCGAGCGGGATCCTGAAATGCACTCGGTGGCCAAAGGCAACCAGTGGTTCTTTGGGATGCGGTGCCACATCGGTGTGGATGCAGCCTCGGGTCTGGTCCATTCCGTGGTGAGCACGGCTGCCAACGTCCATGAGCTGAACACGGCACCCGATCGCGTCCATGGCGAGGAACGCGTGATCTACGGCGACTCTGGCCACATCGGCATCGAAAAGCGTGAGGCGTTCAAGGACTGCGAAGCAGAGATGCGCATCGCCATGAAGCCCGGACAGCGCCGAGTTCTACCGGACACCCCAGAGGGAAGACTGCTGGATCTGATGGAGGCGGCGAAAGCACATGTCAGGGCAAAGGTGGAGCATCCATTTCGGATCATCAAGTGCCAGTTTGGATTTCGGAAGGTCTTCTACCGAGGCATCCGCAAGAACAACCTCAAGCTGACGATGCTGTTTGCCCTCGCCAATCTCTGGATGGTGCGCGAACGTTGTCCTTCTACAGCGTAAATGACAGAATAAGTGTGCCATCTTGAGGGTGAGCAGCCAAAAATGATCGGGGAACTCACGAGAAATAAGCCAGTCAGGCCCTGGATTGGAGCACCTGGCGAGTAGCCAAGGACAAAATACCCCACTTGTGTCTCATTGGCGAGAATGAGACACGCTTGCGCTCAATTCCCGGTCTTGATCAGAGCTTCCTCAGCGTGATCACCTATTTCTCGCTGGTGATCGGTGAGCTGGTCCCCAAGCGGATCGCTCTCAGCAATCCCGAAGCGATCGCCTGCGCCGTCGCCCAGCCGATGCGCTGGCTGTCGCGCGCGGGGGCTCCCCTGGTGCACCTGCTTGGACGCTCGACCGATGCCCTGCTGAGCCTGTTGGGCATCGCGATCGCGAGCGAGCCCGTCCTCACCGAAGAGGAGATCCGCGCCCTGATCCGCCAGGGGGCGGAATCAGGCGTGCTCGAGGAGGCGGAACATGAGCTGGTGCAGCGGGTGTTCCATCTGGCCGACAGGCCCGTGCGCGCGATCATGACGCCGCGCACCGAGATCCGGTGGCTGGATCTGGAGGAGTCGTTCGACAGCCAGCTGGCCGAGGTGCTCGCGACCAGCCATTCGCGCCTGCCGGTGGGCCGCGGCCGCCTCGATGACTGCGTCGGCATCGTGCGCAGCCATGCGCTCCTGGCCGCCCGCCTGGAGCAGGGCACGGTCGAGGTGAGCGCCCTGCTCCAGAAACCGCTCTACGTCACGGAGACGGCTGGAACCCTGTCGGTGATCGGCCAGTTCCGCGAGAACGGTGTCGAGATCGCCCTCGTCACCGATGAATACGGAGGCATCGAGGGTCTGGTGACCCTCACCGACCTGATGGAGGCGATCATCGGTGACCTGCCCAGCGCTGAACAGGCGCAGGAGCCGGCGATCCAGCGCCGTGAGGACGGCTCCTGGCTGATCGATGGCGTGCTGCCGCTCGAGGCGCTCAAGGAGTTGCTCCAGCGTGATCAGCTTCCCGGCGAGGAAGCCGGTGGTTTCCACACCCTGGCGGGCTTCCTGCTGCATCGCTTCGGACGTGTGCCCGGCACCGGCCAGCACTTCAGCTGGGATGGGTTCCGCTTCGAGGTGGTGGATATGGATGGGCACCGGATCGACAAGGTGCTCATCAGCCCCGAGGAGCGGCGTTCAACCCCCTGAAGCGCTTCCCATCCCGAGGGTCAGCAGCCCCCAGAGCAGCCCGAGAAAGTGCAGCGACAGGGGTATCAGGCGCCGGGGCGGATAGCAGCGCAACAGCGGCACGCCCCGCAGGCGGGCGTGGGAGAGATACCCCGCACACAGCACCCCGAAGCCATCGAGGCCCACCATCGCCAGGGCGAAGAGCGGGCCATCGAACGGGGCCCGGGCCGGGTGGGAGAGTGCCGCGGCGAAGGCCGCCAGATGGGCGGGGATGCGCGCGCTGAGCAGCAGCAGCAGCCCGCAGGCGACGATCTGCCGGATCCAGGCCAGGGGACGATGCGGGAGAGGATCCAGTGGCCTGGCGGTCTGTCCCGGCTCGGTCGCTGCCCGCCTTGATGCCCTCACGGGCTGCGTCGGGATCCGGCGAACAGCCAGACGCCCAGCAGCAGCAGAGCCCAGGGGGCCCAGGAGCCGTGCAGCAGCGGATGGAGCAGCGCCGCGAACGGCTCCACCAACCATTGGTGCACGGCCAGGGTGAGCAACACCACCAGACACACGCCGATCATCGGTGCCCTCCCGCAGGCGCAGTGTCGGCGGCCTGAGCTGGCTGCACGGCCCCGGGTCGCAGCACCTGCCAGGGCTCGGAGGGATGGGCCTCCCCCTGCCAGCGCCACACGGAACTGGCCTGACCCGAGGCCTGTGGCCAGGGGAGCGGCGCCAGCAGCGGCAGCTCGGGGAACTGGGTC
It contains:
- the rpaB gene encoding response regulator transcription factor RpaB; protein product: MSLSASSSGSHTPAGSGGSTAGGAPGSAGRDPQAPKATILVVDDEASIRRILETRLTMVGYTVATACDGEEALEMFASVEPDLVVLDVMMPRRDGYGVVQELRKTSDVPIVMLTALSEVKDRILGLELGADDYLMKPFSPKELEARIRCVLRRVQSQGGSGGVARPIASQGIEVGGLRINTAKRQVFRGEERIRLTGMEFGLLELLLSRSGEPLSRSDILTKIWGYTPERHADTRVVDVHVSRLRAKLEEDPENPELIITARGMGYMFQRIVPGG
- a CDS encoding CNNM domain-containing protein, whose protein sequence is MSPLLASAGLEILLILVLIVANGVFSGSEIAIVSARRVRLEQLANQGNRRASVALRLATSPNDLLSTVQIGITLIGILSGALGGATLSGRLRPVIDAIPPLRPWSEPLSLALVVREPLKNPIESVQFQ
- a CDS encoding IS5 family transposase, whose product is MAAPLQLGFTDYEQTYAKKKTRRQRFLDEMEATVPWDPFLALISPVYHRPSAKGGRPPFPLEVMLRIHLLQQWFTLSDPLMEEMLIDTPCFRRFAGIDMVEDRIPDETTILNFRHLLEENRIAEQILETVNQSLREKGVMLKEGTILDATIINAPSSTKNKTGERDPEMHSVAKGNQWFFGMRCHIGVDAASGLVHSVVSTAANVHELNTAPDRVHGEERVIYGDSGHIGIEKREAFKDCEAEMRIAMKPGQRRVLPDTPEGRLLDLMEAAKAHVRAKVEHPFRIIKCQFGFRKVFYRGIRKNNLKLTMLFALANLWMVRERCPSTA
- a CDS encoding hemolysin family protein, translated to MRSIPGLDQSFLSVITYFSLVIGELVPKRIALSNPEAIACAVAQPMRWLSRAGAPLVHLLGRSTDALLSLLGIAIASEPVLTEEEIRALIRQGAESGVLEEAEHELVQRVFHLADRPVRAIMTPRTEIRWLDLEESFDSQLAEVLATSHSRLPVGRGRLDDCVGIVRSHALLAARLEQGTVEVSALLQKPLYVTETAGTLSVIGQFRENGVEIALVTDEYGGIEGLVTLTDLMEAIIGDLPSAEQAQEPAIQRREDGSWLIDGVLPLEALKELLQRDQLPGEEAGGFHTLAGFLLHRFGRVPGTGQHFSWDGFRFEVVDMDGHRIDKVLISPEERRSTP